CTCTCGCGCCTGCTCTTCGGCCTGCTGGCTTACGTAAGCCTGGGCATCGGCCTGGTAGCGATCGTGATTCCCGGCCTGCCCACCACCGAGTTCATCCTCCTCGCCGCCTGGGCCGCCACCCGCAGCTCGCCGCGCCTGAGCGCCTGGCTGGAAAACCACCGGCTGTTCGGGCCGATCCTCAGCAACTGGCGCAACGGCAAGGTAATCCAGCGCCGGGCCAAGGTCAGCGCCACTGTCAGCATGCTACTGTGCGCTGGCCTGATGCTGGTGTTTCTCGAGCACCGCTGGCCGGTGTTTCTCGCCATCGCCGGCATGAGCCTGGGTAACCTGTGGATCTGGTCGCGGCCAGAAACCGCGCCCTTGAGCCTTGCCGACCGTTCATCGGCGAGCACTCATGGCTAAGGCTATAAGGCCGATGAACTGTTATCGCTAAAAGGATGTAGCGAATCGAGCCCGCCCGTGGCTCGGTCCTCTACCGGCCTGCCTTTTAGCGAGTACGTCCATGTTCGACACGCTCTCGATCCGCCTGAAAATCGTCCTGCTCTCCGGCCTCTGCCTGCTTGGCGTGGTCGCACTCGTCGTCGGTATCAACCTGTATCAATCGCACCAGAGCGATGAGCTGGTCGGCGACGCCAGCACCACCATGCTCACCCGCAATGTCCAGGCCCTGCTGCAGGCCCGCGCCGGCGAAAAGGCCGAGATGCTGCGGCGTACTTTCAGCGACAGCCAGACCGTCATCACCGCCCTCGCCGACCAGGTCCAGGACTTACAGCAACTGGCTCGCGAGCGCGGCCTGAGCGCTGGCGACCTGCGTGAAGCGATCAACCAGAGCCTGGCCACCAGCTTCAAGCGCAACCCCGACGTGCTGGGCGTGTGGCTGGCCTTCGAGGCCGACGGCCTGGACGGCGGCGACAGTGCCTTTGCCAACGACGCCAAACGCCTGAGCAACGAGAGCGGGCGCTTTGCCAGCTACTGGAGCCGCGCCCAGGGTCAGGCGCTGAACACTGTGATCAGCGATGTCGACCTGAACAAGACCGAGATCAATCTCAGCGGCACGCCCTACAACGTCTGGTACACCTGCTCGCGCAACAGCGCGCGCTCCTGCCTGCTTGAGCCCTACTCCGACACCGTCGGCGGCAAGCAGATGCTGATGACCAGCATCACCATGCCGCTGCTGCACAACGGCAAAGTGATCGCCGTGGCCGGTGTGGATATCTCCCTCGATGCCCTGCAGGCGGCTGCCGCCAAGGCCCAGCAGGAGCTGTTCAACGGCGCCGGCCACCTGATGATCGTCGCCCCCAGCGGCTTGCTGGCGGCCAACAGCAATGATGCCGGCAAGGTCGGCAAGGCCATCGACCAGGACGGCCAGCAGGCGCTGCAGAAGCTCGCCGGCAACCAGCCACTGATCCTTGAACAAGGCGATACCATCCGCGCCGTCAATCCGGTGCAGCCGATTGCCGACAGTAAACCCTGGGGCATCCTTATCGACCTGCCCAAGCAGGTACTGCTGGCCGATGCCATCAGCCTGCAGGCGACCCTTGAAGAGGCCCGCACCAGCGGTACCCTCAAAGTGGTGCTGTTCGCCACCCTGGCCGGCCTCGGCGGCCTGCTGCTGATGTGGCTGACCGCCACCGGCGTGACCCGCCCGCTCAACAGCGTAGCGAGCATGCTCGAAGACATCGCCAGCGGCGACGGCGACCTCACCCAGCGCCTGCGCTATGCGCGCAAGGACGAGCTGGGGCGGCTGACCGGCGGCTTCAACCGCTTTCTCGACAAACTGCAGCCGACCATCGCCCAGATCAAACAGAGCATCACCCAGGCCCGGGCCACTGCCGACCAGTCTTCGGCAATTGCCCAGCGCACCAGCGAAGGCATGCAGGTGCAGTTTCGCGAGATCGACCAGGTGGCCACCGCCTCCAATGAGATGAGCGCCACCGCCCACGACGTCGCCAACAGCGCCGCCAGTGCCGCCGACGCCGCCCGCGGTGCCGACCGTTCGGCCAAGGACGGCATGGCGATCATCGAGCGCAGCACCCGCGACATCACTGTACTCGCCGAACAGGTCAGCAAAGCCGTTGGCGAAGTGGAAACCCTGGCGCAGAACAGCGAACAGATCGGCTCGGTATTGGAGGTGATCCGCAGCATTGCCGAGCAGACCAACCTGCTGGCGCTCAACGCCGCGATCGAAGCCGCCCGCGCCGGTGAAAGCGGCCGTGGTTTTGCCGTGGTTGCCGACGAAGTACGCAACCTGGCGCGCCGTACCCAGGACTCGGTCGAAGAAATCCGCCAGGTGATCGAGCGCATCCAGAGCAACACCCGCGAGGTGGTGGCGACCATGCATTCGAGCCACGGCAAGGCCCAGGAAAACGCCGGGCAGATCCACCAGGCGGTGCAGGCGCTGGACAAGATCAGCGAGGCGGTCACGGTGATCAGCGACATGAACCTGCAGATCGCCAGTGCCGCCGAACAGCAGAGCGCGGTGGCCGAAGAGGTCAACCGCAACGTCTCGGCGATCCGCGGGGTAACCGAAACCCTGACCGGCCAGGCCGCGGAATCGGCGCAGGTGAGCAGCCAGCTCAACACCCTGTCGTCGCAGCAGATGGCCTTGATGGATCAGTTCCGGGTTTGACCTGGCGCCGCTGATGGTCTGCAATGGCCCTTCTGCTGGAGGGCCATTGATGACCGCGCTACTCGACACCCTTGTCGCCGAACTGCAGCTGCCAACGGCACTGCGCAATAGCCTGCGCTTTCGCGGCAACGGCGCCCTGCCTTCGACTTTCGCCGTCACCGAGCTTGCCAGCAGCATTGCCGCCTGTGGCCTGGCAATCGCCGAACTGCTGCAGCGCCAGCTTGAGCAACAGCCTGGCGTTGAAGTTGACCGCCGCCTGAGCTCGTTCTGGTTCGCCACCAGCCTGCGCCCGCAAGGCTGGAGCACACCGCCCTTGTGGGACCCGATTGCCGGTGACTACCGCGCCGAGGATGGCTGGATTCGCCTGCATACCAACGCAGCTCATCATCGCGCCGCCGCCCAGAAGGTAGTGGGCCGTGCGGCTGACCGCGCACACATGGCTGATCTGGTTGCGCGCTGGCGCGCACGTGAGCTGGAAAGCGCGATAGTCACCGCTGGCGGTTGCGCCGCGCAAATGCGCAACTGGTCCGAATGGTCGGCCCATCCTCAGGGCCTGGCAGTGAATGCCGAGCCGTTGATTCATCACCAACGGGCTCCAGCCTTTACAAAAAGACGCTGGACCGGTAACGCCGTCCGACCTCTGGCCGGGGTCAAGGTGCTGGACCTGACCCGCATCCTCGCCGGCCCCACAGCCAGTCGCCTGCTGGCAGGCTTCGGCGCGCAGGTGCTGCGGATCGACCCGCCAGGCTGGGAGGAACCGGCGGTGGTTGCCGAGGTGACCCTGGGTAAACGTTGTGCGCGCCTGGACTTGCACGATGGGGATGATCGACGGGTGTTTGAACGCCTGCTCAGTGAAGCCGATATTCTCCTGCATGGTTACCGCGCCGATGCCCTCGAACGACTGGGGTATGCCAGCGAACAGCGCCGCCAGCTCAACCCCGGGCTGATCGATGTGAGCCTCAACGC
This portion of the Pseudomonas sp. SORT22 genome encodes:
- a CDS encoding YbaN family protein; this translates as MTRPAASKLSRLLFGLLAYVSLGIGLVAIVIPGLPTTEFILLAAWAATRSSPRLSAWLENHRLFGPILSNWRNGKVIQRRAKVSATVSMLLCAGLMLVFLEHRWPVFLAIAGMSLGNLWIWSRPETAPLSLADRSSASTHG
- a CDS encoding methyl-accepting chemotaxis protein; protein product: MFDTLSIRLKIVLLSGLCLLGVVALVVGINLYQSHQSDELVGDASTTMLTRNVQALLQARAGEKAEMLRRTFSDSQTVITALADQVQDLQQLARERGLSAGDLREAINQSLATSFKRNPDVLGVWLAFEADGLDGGDSAFANDAKRLSNESGRFASYWSRAQGQALNTVISDVDLNKTEINLSGTPYNVWYTCSRNSARSCLLEPYSDTVGGKQMLMTSITMPLLHNGKVIAVAGVDISLDALQAAAAKAQQELFNGAGHLMIVAPSGLLAANSNDAGKVGKAIDQDGQQALQKLAGNQPLILEQGDTIRAVNPVQPIADSKPWGILIDLPKQVLLADAISLQATLEEARTSGTLKVVLFATLAGLGGLLLMWLTATGVTRPLNSVASMLEDIASGDGDLTQRLRYARKDELGRLTGGFNRFLDKLQPTIAQIKQSITQARATADQSSAIAQRTSEGMQVQFREIDQVATASNEMSATAHDVANSAASAADAARGADRSAKDGMAIIERSTRDITVLAEQVSKAVGEVETLAQNSEQIGSVLEVIRSIAEQTNLLALNAAIEAARAGESGRGFAVVADEVRNLARRTQDSVEEIRQVIERIQSNTREVVATMHSSHGKAQENAGQIHQAVQALDKISEAVTVISDMNLQIASAAEQQSAVAEEVNRNVSAIRGVTETLTGQAAESAQVSSQLNTLSSQQMALMDQFRV
- a CDS encoding CoA transferase — protein: MTALLDTLVAELQLPTALRNSLRFRGNGALPSTFAVTELASSIAACGLAIAELLQRQLEQQPGVEVDRRLSSFWFATSLRPQGWSTPPLWDPIAGDYRAEDGWIRLHTNAAHHRAAAQKVVGRAADRAHMADLVARWRARELESAIVTAGGCAAQMRNWSEWSAHPQGLAVNAEPLIHHQRAPAFTKRRWTGNAVRPLAGVKVLDLTRILAGPTASRLLAGFGAQVLRIDPPGWEEPAVVAEVTLGKRCARLDLHDGDDRRVFERLLSEADILLHGYRADALERLGYASEQRRQLNPGLIDVSLNAYGWSGPWQQRRGFDSLVQMSCGIACEGMRWQQADKPVPLPVQALDHGTGYLMAAAAIKAYSERLGSGCGATLRLSLARTAKLLIDQGTLAADLPLQAETAADLNPQLEQTPWGLAQRLKAPLLVEGAPLDWQQGACELGSAAACW